A single genomic interval of Brevibacillus brevis harbors:
- a CDS encoding RNA polymerase sigma factor, with the protein MTDEQLKEHCRKVLKRIAWRLQYAAKKRLYRETVITEGMRGTEEIEDNLSDLYVQEVLMQLPEKARIIIKQVVIQGMTEEQVAKKLNMTRQGVSKCKNKYLRQLAEKLTRSA; encoded by the coding sequence ATGACAGATGAGCAGTTGAAAGAGCATTGCAGAAAAGTGCTCAAGAGGATTGCTTGGCGATTGCAGTACGCCGCCAAGAAGCGCTTGTACAGGGAGACGGTGATCACAGAGGGGATGCGGGGAACGGAAGAAATCGAGGACAACCTGTCGGACCTGTATGTTCAGGAGGTGTTGATGCAACTCCCGGAAAAAGCCCGGATCATTATCAAGCAAGTCGTCATTCAAGGAATGACAGAAGAACAGGTAGCCAAAAAACTGAATATGACCAGACAAGGAGTGAGTAAATGCAAAAACAAATATTTGCGCCAATTGGCCGAGAAGCTGACTCGTTCAGCCTGA
- a CDS encoding DinB family protein: MNENDLLILNFEEVRRRSIKVWKAIPKEMLNWKPDDKAFTCGEMIRHVIEGEFLYHQILIQRGSAALSDIPNPYETKEFSTVEEDLAFTKPYREEFLRFVRGLSKSDLESVRIDRSDVGYVRTLGDMLLRIAYHESVHTGQLLDYMRTMGVERPNIWD; this comes from the coding sequence ATGAACGAGAATGATCTCTTAATCTTAAACTTTGAGGAAGTAAGACGTAGAAGCATCAAAGTTTGGAAGGCAATTCCCAAAGAAATGCTGAACTGGAAGCCTGACGATAAAGCGTTCACGTGCGGGGAAATGATTCGCCATGTCATCGAGGGTGAGTTTTTGTATCACCAAATTTTGATCCAACGGGGAAGCGCCGCCCTGTCTGACATCCCCAATCCGTATGAAACCAAAGAGTTTTCGACCGTAGAAGAAGATTTGGCCTTTACGAAGCCGTATCGAGAAGAATTTCTCCGCTTCGTCAGAGGGCTGTCCAAGAGTGATCTGGAGAGTGTCCGCATCGATCGATCCGATGTAGGCTATGTTCGCACGCTTGGAGACATGCTGCTGCGAATCGCCTATCATGAGTCAGTACATACCGGACAATTGCTAGATTATATGCGAACGATGGGTGTAGAACGTCCGAATATTTGGGATTAA